The sequence GCACCCCACAGCACTCAGCTGCCTCCCAGCACCTGTCCCATAGGGAGAGTGCCCCATAGCACCCGGCTGCACGCTGCATCCCTCCTAGGGGAAGCGTGCCCACAGTGTATGGGGGTCCGGTGCCCCCCACAGTGCAGGGCATCCCATCAGCACACGGCTGtgtcctcctcttcttcctcctctttctctttctcctcttcttcttcctcttcctcctcctcttcctcgctatcctcatcctcatcctcaccaTCAGGCAACAGCCccagaggggcaggagggaaaggggggcCACGCTCCAGGTTCACATAGGTGACAGCCAGGTTGACGTAGAGCTCACCCTCCAGCGCGGCCAGGACACGCTTCAGCTCACCCACCAGCCCGGTGAAGGACGGTCTCTCCTCAGGTGCCGGtgcccagcagctcagcatcaCCCCGTACCTGCCCCGACACCCccatcagcaccagcagcccccTGGGACCCCCGCACCCCACCCTGCACACCCCAGCCCCACTCACAGGGTGTcggggcagtgctggggctgtggcagGCGTCTCCCCCGCTGCAGGTAGCGGGTCATGTCGTAGGGGTCCACCCCAGGGTACGGCGATGCTCCCCGTGTCAGCAGCTCCCACATGAGTACCCCAAAGGACCACTGCCAAGCAGAGAGctgccatggggcaggcaggcacggtggggatggggacagggatgggggtCGTGCCTACCACATCCGACTTGGTGGTGAATTTTTGGGTCTGGAGGCTCTCCAGCGCCATCCACTTGACGGGCAGCTTGGCGTGGCGGTGCCGCCGGACACTGTAGTACTCCTTGCCGAACACGTCCCGTGCCAGCCCGAAGTCAGCCACCTTCACCGTCAGCGTCTCATCCAGCCTATGGGACACCAGTTTTGGGTGGGGAAAGACACCAGGCAGCACTCCTTATGCCCACCCCTGGGTCCATGGGGTGACCCCATATCTGGGGCTGGCAGGCACGGCCACACTCACATGCAGTTCCTGGCTGCCAGGTCCCGATGCACAAACTTTTTCTGGGCCAGGTACTCCATGCCCAGGGCCACCTGCAGCCCAAAGCCGATGAGCTCCTTCACCGTCGGGCTCTGTGGGGTGGGAGCAGTGAGTGGGGACACCCTGATCCCACACTACCACCCCCCACCTGCAGGGTACCCCCGTACCCGCGCCTGTGTGCGGATGAAGTGGCGCAGGTCCCCGTGGCGCATGTAGGGCAGGACGACGAGGGGCAGCCCGTGGCGAGGCAGGCACACCCCCAGCAGTGAGAGCACCTGGGGGTGGTGGAAGCTCTTCATGAGGATGCCCTCGCGCAGGaactcctccacctcctccaagTCCGTGATGCCTGCCGAGAGCTGAGCTGTGGAGCGCCGCTGCTGCGCCGCGGGACCGCGCCGAGGCAGCGGGTGCTACTCACGGTGCAGGGACTTGACGGCACAGTGGAGGTCTCCCAGCAGCGGGTCCGAGTAGGTGCCATGGTAGACACTGCCAAAGTgtcctgcagggacaggcagtGTAAAGCTGGCACCGCGCACAGTGAGCAGGCGATGCCACAGCCAaattcatagaaccacagactggtttgggttggaagcgaccctaaagctcacccagttccaaccccctgccacgggcaggaacgcctcccactagagcaggtccaaccttgctccaagcccctgtgtccaacctggccttgaacactgccagggatggggcagccacagcttctctgggcaaactggGGCATTGCGTCACCTTTGCCGATGACCTGGTGGCGGTGGGTGACGAGCCGCTCCTCGGGGATGAGGATGTCCTTCacttcctccagcagctccggCCGCAGGTCCTCCAGGCAGCAGGATGTGGCCCTGAGCAGGGGCACGGGGGAGCCGCCGGCCGCCACACCCGCACCAGTACCCACACCAGCACTGGCACCAGCACCGGCACCAGCACCGGCACTGGTGAACCGTGCCCGGGCCAGCACTGGGCCGGGACTgcctgctgtgggcagcactgccgggacaggcagagcagggtgagGGCTGGgcaggcacccagcaccccagcagCCCCCGCTGGTGTCACCCACTTACCCAGCACCTCCCTGTAGTCGACGCCGGAGCGCTGGGTGGTGGCGGGAGGGTCACTGCGGCCGGGatgcaccagcagctccaggttCTCCGGCCCTGCgggcagcagtggggtgggTGGTGGGATGCGGGTGAGGGCCGGGGGGCCGCAGGGTGCCCGGGGAGCCTCCAGCACTcacccctcctcttcctccagcgCCAGCGGAGCAGCACGGCAGCCAGGATGCCGCAGACCAGGAGGGTGACACTGGTgcccagggccaggctggaggcCAGGTCCAGCGAGGCGGCAGGGGACAGCACCCAGCCCAGCGCCTCGCAGGCGCTGTTCACACAGATCTGGGGGAGCACGGGCTCAGCGGGGTCGCAATGGGGGACACTTGGGGGGAGGTGGCCCACCCAGGGGGTGCCTACCTCCACGGGGGCCCCAGCCTGGGGCAGGCGCAGCTCGCGGGGCAGGCGGCACGTCACCTCGTTCTTCAGCACGTTGGGGTGACAGTCCCGGCCCCCCACCATCATGGTGATGTTCATGCAGGTGGTCACGGCATCCAGCCCCAATTGCTGCCCGGACACAGCACCTTGAGCCCGGGGGTCCTGGCAGTGGGTCCCCCCACCCTGACTCACCCCATCGCCCCACATACGTGCACTTTGATCTCATCGTCACCAGGCTTGAGGTGGAGGTGCCCACCCTCCTGCTCCAAGGGGAAGACCTTGGGCCGGGGGTAGTAGAGGAGGCGGAAGAGCCAGCGGCCGGTGGCACCGTCCAGCAGCACACTCAGGTTCCCCGGCGTCATCTCCACCTTGCTCTCGAAGGGGAATGCTGGGCTGCGGCACAGCACCCGCGTTGGCAACAGCGGGCTCTCGCACTCCTGCGGGCAGGGGGATGCTGGCACCAGCGTGGCACAGGGACTGGggtggcagggcagggatgTGAGGTGATGGGCTCCTGCCCCGGTGCTTACTGCGGGTTTGGTCCTCACGCTGCTGGCTTCGAAGCGGATCTTGGCACGATACACTGAGTCCAGGTGGGTGCCGATGATGGTGAGCATCGAGCCCCTACGGCAGATGGGGATCAGGGCTTTGGGGTGCACATAGTCCCCAGGGTGCATGCAGTCCCAGAGACGCAGATGGTCCCTGGGGTGCATGCGGTCTCCAGCCCATCCAGGGTGGTGGGGAGGCCGGAGCTGTTCCCCTGGCAGGGAAAGGAGCCCAGCACTCACTCATAGCTGCAGCTGGGAACGATGGCCGAAACAGAGGGGTCGGGGCGATACTGGAAGGGCAAGGGCGCCGAGAACTCCTCCCCATCGATCCACAGGGACACCCAGGCTGAGCCCAGGCCACCGGCAGCAGGAGTCGTGCACCGAATGGCCCCGTCACCCTGCCTGAGGACACGGCGGCTGTGGCTGGAGGGGACAGCGGGGCTGCGGAGGGGTCCCTGTGCCAGGGACCGTGCTGTGCccgcagggatggggcagggatgtACCTGGGCTGCCCGGCCACAGGGCACGCGGAGCCATTGACCATCACCTgccagctgctccctgccaaGAGGT comes from Strigops habroptila isolate Jane chromosome 11, bStrHab1.2.pri, whole genome shotgun sequence and encodes:
- the MST1R gene encoding macrophage-stimulating protein receptor isoform X4, whose product is MGLLWCMCLLLVLTQASLGTGAWQCPRIPYSSTRNFSVPYTLPSLDAGSPVQNVAVFTDPTGPAALFVAIRNRILLVSPELRLLSMLITGPVGSAECEICRLCPAAVDSPEHTDNVLLLLDPLEPWLYSCGTAQHGLCYQHQLEVQDGEVTISTTHCLYSATGNSPASCPDCVASPLGTSATVVATSYASFFYLGSTINSSVAARYSPQSVSVRRLKGTLDGFSDDFQWLTVLPQYRDNYTIHYVHSFMDGDHVYFLMVQPERPGSAVYHTRLARLSTHERNLRHYRELVLDCRFESKRRRRRRSSEEGVERDVAYNVLQAAHTARPGARLARDLGINDTDTVLFGAFAESHTESRVPRADSAVCAFPLRLLNQAMEEGMEKCCGTGHQPLLRGLSFFQPVEYCPHNVNLSAPVANTSCWDKPTLVPAASHKVDLFNGQLAGVLLTSIFVTALGDVTVAHLGTAEGRVFQMVLQRSSSYLLTLANFSLGEPGPVWGAMGLHNHSLFFAAGTKVWHLNVTGPGCRHFSTCQRCLRAERFMGCGWCSDGCTHQHECHGPWVQDSCPPVLTDFHPRSAPLRGRTRVTLCGMTFRSRPDPDPCRSAPGTCRVTVGQRGCTVLPEESKSHRPLPAYRRKDFVDVLVCELEPGGPTAAEGPADVVLTVEEPAGLSGFRVHGSATLGGFLFVEPRVSVLHPPFGPQGGGTTLSLHGTHLLAGSSWQVMVNGSACPVAGQPRQGDGAIRCTTPAAGGLGSAWVSLWIDGEEFSAPLPFQYRPDPSVSAIVPSCSYEGSMLTIIGTHLDSVYRAKIRFEASSVRTKPAECESPLLPTRVLCRSPAFPFESKVEMTPGNLSVLLDGATGRWLFRLLYYPRPKVFPLEQEGGHLHLKPGDDEIKVHQLGLDAVTTCMNITMMVGGRDCHPNVLKNEVTCRLPRELRLPQAGAPVEICVNSACEALGWVLSPAASLDLASSLALGTSVTLLVCGILAAVLLRWRWRKRRGPENLELLVHPGRSDPPATTQRSGVDYREVLVLPTAGSPGPVLARARFTSAGAGAGAGASAGVGTGAGVAAGGSPVPLLRATSCCLEDLRPELLEEVKDILIPEERLVTHRHQVIGKGHFGSVYHGTYSDPLLGDLHCAVKSLHRITDLEEVEEFLREGILMKSFHHPQVLSLLGVCLPRHGLPLVVLPYMRHGDLRHFIRTQARSPTVKELIGFGLQVALGMEYLAQKKFVHRDLAARNCMLDETLTVKVADFGLARDVFGKEYYSVRRHRHAKLPVKWMALESLQTQKFTTKSDVWSFGVLMWELLTRGASPYPGVDPYDMTRYLQRGRRLPQPQHCPDTLYGVMLSCWAPAPEERPSFTGLVGELKRVLAALEGELYVNLAVTYVNLERGPPFPPAPLGLLPDGEDEDEDSEEEEEEEEEEEEKEKEEEEEEDTAVC
- the MST1R gene encoding macrophage-stimulating protein receptor isoform X2, with the protein product MGLLWCMCLLLVLTQASLGTGAWQCPRIPYSSTRNFSVPYTLPSLDAGSPVQNVAVFTDPTGPAALFVAIRNRILLVSPELRLLSMLITGPVGSAECEICRLCPAAVDSPEHTDNVLLLLDPLEPWLYSCGTAQHGLCYQHQLEVQDGEVTISTTHCLYSATGNSPASCPDCVASPLGTSATVVATSYASFFYLGSTINSSVAARYSPQSVSVRRLKGTLDGFSDDFQWLTVLPQYRDNYTIHYVHSFMDGDHVYFLMVQPERPGSAVYHTRLARLSTHERNLRHYRELVLDCRFESKRRRRRRSSEEGVERDVAYNVLQAAHTARPGARLARDLGINDTDTVLFGAFAESHTESRVPRADSAVCAFPLRLLNQAMEEGMEKCCGTGHQPLLRGLSFFQPVEYCPHNVNLSAPVANTSCWDKPTLVPAASHKVDLFNGQLAGVLLTSIFVTALGDVTVAHLGTAEGRVFQMVLQRSSSYLLTLANFSLGEPGPVWGAMGLHNHSLFFAAGTKVWHLNVTGPGCRHFSTCQRCLRAERFMGCGWCSDGCTHQHECHGPWVQDSCPPVLTDFHPRSAPLRGRTRVTLCGMTFRSRPDPDPCRSAPGTCRVTVGQRGCTVLPEESKSHRPLPAYRRKDFVDVLVCELEPGGPTAAEGPADVVLTVEEPAGLSGFRVHGSATLGGFLFVEPRVSVLHPPFGPQGGGTTLSLHGTHLLAGSSWQVMVNGSACPVAGQPRQGDGAIRCTTPAAGGLGSAWVSLWIDGEEFSAPLPFQYRPDPSVSAIVPSCSYEGSMLTIIGTHLDSVYRAKIRFEASSVRTKPAECESPLLPTRVLCRSPAFPFESKVEMTPGNLSVLLDGATGRWLFRLLYYPRPKVFPLEQEGGHLHLKPGDDEIKVHQLGLDAVTTCMNITMMVGGRDCHPNVLKNEVTCRLPRELRLPQAGAPVEVGTPWVGHLPPSVPHCDPAEPVLPQICVNSACEALGWVLSPAASLDLASSLALGTSVTLLVCGILAAVLLRWRWRKRRGPENLELLVHPGRSDPPATTQRSGVDYREVLVLPTAGSPGPVLARARFTSAGAGAGAGASAGVGTGAGVAAGGSPVPLLRATSCCLEDLRPELLEEVKDILIPEERLVTHRHQVIGKGHFGSVYHGTYSDPLLGDLHCAVKSLHRITDLEEVEEFLREGILMKSFHHPQVLSLLGVCLPRHGLPLVVLPYMRHGDLRHFIRTQARSPTVKELIGFGLQVALGMEYLAQKKFVHRDLAARNCMLDETLTVKVADFGLARDVFGKEYYSVRRHRHAKLPVKWMALESLQTQKFTTKSDVWSFGVLMWELLTRGASPYPGVDPYDMTRYLQRGRRLPQPQHCPDTLYGVMLSCWAPAPEERPSFTGLVGELKRVLAALEGELYVNLAVTYVNLERGPPFPPAPLGLLPDGEDEDEDSEEEEEEEEEEEEKEKEEEEEEDTAVC
- the MST1R gene encoding macrophage-stimulating protein receptor isoform X3, giving the protein MGLLWCMCLLLVLTQASLGTGAWQCPRIPYSSTRNFSVPYTLPSLDAGSPVQNVAVFTDPTGPAALFVAIRNRILLVSPELRLLSMLITGPVGSAECEICRLCPAAVDSPEHTDNVLLLLDPLEPWLYSCGTAQHGLCYQHQLEVQDGEVTISTTHCLYSATGNSPASCPDCVASPLGTSATVVATSYASFFYLGSTINSSVAARYSPQSVSVRRLKGTLDGFSDDFQWLTVLPQYRDNYTIHYVHSFMDGDHVYFLMVQPERPGSAVYHTRLARLSTHERNLRHYRELVLDCRFESKRRRRRRSSEEGVERDVAYNVLQAAHTARPGARLARDLGINDTDTVLFGAFAESHTESRVPRADSAVCAFPLRLLNQAMEEGMEKCCGTGHQPLLRGLSFFQPVEYCPHNVNLSAPVANTSCWDKPTLVPAASHKVDLFNGQLAGVLLTSIFVTALGDVTVAHLGTAEGRVFQMVLQRSSSYLLTLANFSLGEPGPVWGAMGLHNHSLFFAAGTKVWHLNVTGPGCRHFSTCQRCLRAERFMGCGWCSDGCTHQHECHGPWVQDSCPPVLTDFHPRSAPLRGRTRVTLCGMTFRSRPDPDPCRSAPGTCRVTVGQRGCTVLPEESKSHRPLPAYRRKDFVDVLVCELEPGGPTAAEGPADVVLTVEEPAGLSGFRVHGSATLGGFLFVEPRVSVLHPPFGPQGGGTTLSLHGTHLLAGSSWQVMVNGSACPVAGQPSHSRRVLRQGDGAIRCTTPAAGGLGSAWVSLWIDGEEFSAPLPFQYRPDPSVSAIVPSCSYEGSMLTIIGTHLDSVYRAKIRFEASSVRTKPAECESPLLPTRVLCRSPAFPFESKVEMTPGNLSVLLDGATGRWLFRLLYYPRPKVFPLEQEGGHLHLKPGDDEIKVHQLGLDAVTTCMNITMMVGGRDCHPNVLKNEVTCRLPRELRLPQAGAPVEICVNSACEALGWVLSPAASLDLASSLALGTSVTLLVCGILAAVLLRWRWRKRRGPENLELLVHPGRSDPPATTQRSGVDYREVLVLPTAGSPGPVLARARFTSAGAGAGAGASAGVGTGAGVAAGGSPVPLLRATSCCLEDLRPELLEEVKDILIPEERLVTHRHQVIGKGHFGSVYHGTYSDPLLGDLHCAVKSLHRITDLEEVEEFLREGILMKSFHHPQVLSLLGVCLPRHGLPLVVLPYMRHGDLRHFIRTQARSPTVKELIGFGLQVALGMEYLAQKKFVHRDLAARNCMLDETLTVKVADFGLARDVFGKEYYSVRRHRHAKLPVKWMALESLQTQKFTTKSDVWSFGVLMWELLTRGASPYPGVDPYDMTRYLQRGRRLPQPQHCPDTLYGVMLSCWAPAPEERPSFTGLVGELKRVLAALEGELYVNLAVTYVNLERGPPFPPAPLGLLPDGEDEDEDSEEEEEEEEEEEEKEKEEEEEEDTAVC
- the MST1R gene encoding macrophage-stimulating protein receptor isoform X1, which translates into the protein MGLLWCMCLLLVLTQASLGTGAWQCPRIPYSSTRNFSVPYTLPSLDAGSPVQNVAVFTDPTGPAALFVAIRNRILLVSPELRLLSMLITGPVGSAECEICRLCPAAVDSPEHTDNVLLLLDPLEPWLYSCGTAQHGLCYQHQLEVQDGEVTISTTHCLYSATGNSPASCPDCVASPLGTSATVVATSYASFFYLGSTINSSVAARYSPQSVSVRRLKGTLDGFSDDFQWLTVLPQYRDNYTIHYVHSFMDGDHVYFLMVQPERPGSAVYHTRLARLSTHERNLRHYRELVLDCRFESKRRRRRRSSEEGVERDVAYNVLQAAHTARPGARLARDLGINDTDTVLFGAFAESHTESRVPRADSAVCAFPLRLLNQAMEEGMEKCCGTGHQPLLRGLSFFQPVEYCPHNVNLSAPVANTSCWDKPTLVPAASHKVDLFNGQLAGVLLTSIFVTALGDVTVAHLGTAEGRVFQMVLQRSSSYLLTLANFSLGEPGPVWGAMGLHNHSLFFAAGTKVWHLNVTGPGCRHFSTCQRCLRAERFMGCGWCSDGCTHQHECHGPWVQDSCPPVLTDFHPRSAPLRGRTRVTLCGMTFRSRPDPDPCRSAPGTCRVTVGQRGCTVLPEESKSHRPLPAYRRKDFVDVLVCELEPGGPTAAEGPADVVLTVEEPAGLSGFRVHGSATLGGFLFVEPRVSVLHPPFGPQGGGTTLSLHGTHLLAGSSWQVMVNGSACPVAGQPSHSRRVLRQGDGAIRCTTPAAGGLGSAWVSLWIDGEEFSAPLPFQYRPDPSVSAIVPSCSYEGSMLTIIGTHLDSVYRAKIRFEASSVRTKPAECESPLLPTRVLCRSPAFPFESKVEMTPGNLSVLLDGATGRWLFRLLYYPRPKVFPLEQEGGHLHLKPGDDEIKVHQLGLDAVTTCMNITMMVGGRDCHPNVLKNEVTCRLPRELRLPQAGAPVEVGTPWVGHLPPSVPHCDPAEPVLPQICVNSACEALGWVLSPAASLDLASSLALGTSVTLLVCGILAAVLLRWRWRKRRGPENLELLVHPGRSDPPATTQRSGVDYREVLVLPTAGSPGPVLARARFTSAGAGAGAGASAGVGTGAGVAAGGSPVPLLRATSCCLEDLRPELLEEVKDILIPEERLVTHRHQVIGKGHFGSVYHGTYSDPLLGDLHCAVKSLHRITDLEEVEEFLREGILMKSFHHPQVLSLLGVCLPRHGLPLVVLPYMRHGDLRHFIRTQARSPTVKELIGFGLQVALGMEYLAQKKFVHRDLAARNCMLDETLTVKVADFGLARDVFGKEYYSVRRHRHAKLPVKWMALESLQTQKFTTKSDVWSFGVLMWELLTRGASPYPGVDPYDMTRYLQRGRRLPQPQHCPDTLYGVMLSCWAPAPEERPSFTGLVGELKRVLAALEGELYVNLAVTYVNLERGPPFPPAPLGLLPDGEDEDEDSEEEEEEEEEEEEKEKEEEEEEDTAVC